In Coleofasciculus chthonoplastes PCC 7420, the sequence ATTCCTTTGGGTAATTCTTGAGCTAGCGATCGCGTCATGCCTTCAATTGCCCATTTAGAGGTACAGTAGGAGGAAACTTGGGGTGAGGTTGAGCGTCCCCATCCTGAACTCAGATTGACAATAATACCGCTTCCCCGGTCAATCATTGCTGGGATAAAATGGCGAATCACATTGGCGACTCCCTTGATATTGACATCAATCAGATCAGAAAAATCTTGGCTGGGAATTTCCCACAACGGGGCGAGGTTATTAATAATTGCCGCATTATTAATGAGTAAATCGGGCGGACTGTACTCGTTGAGGAGAAGTTTTGCCCAAGCCATCACCTGATCTTCATCGGCAATATCGACCACGGTAAAATTATGGGGAGGACCAAAGGCTTGATTGAGATCCTTGATTGCCGCCTCGTTTCGAGCGCAACCCAAAACTGTATGTCCTTGAGCGATAAATCCCTCAGTCATTGCTCGACCTAAACCCCGGCTGACACCTGTAATCACGATTACTTTTGCCATGGTTACTATTTTCCCTTGATACCTTTCCTCTAATAGATTAAGGCGATATGGGAAGACAAACAAACTGTCTGGAGTCTGGAGACGTTCCACCGGAACGTCTCTTCTACATAATTCCCTTTAAATTCAACACAAATCCCGGCAACACATCTTCTCCTGACAGAGTAGCCGGAGAGTTGAGAATTTCTACATCCTCTCCTGGACGATAAATCTCAACTCGCTTATTTTTACGGTCAATTAACCATCCCAATTTTGCCCCGTTATCCCTATATTCTCTCATTTTTTCTTGTAGTTCTTTCAGCGAATCGGTTTCCGAACGCAATTCCACGACCAAATCTGGACAAATCGGGGCAAATTTCTTTTGTTGTGTCGGAGTTAACGCTTCCCATCGTTCCCGGCGTATCCAAGAGACATCAGGGGAACGCTCGGCACCATTGGGAAGTTTGAAGCCACTCGATGAATCAAAGGCAATCCCTAAATTATTCTTACGGCTCCAAGCTTGGAGTTGATAGGCGAGTTCAATATTGCGATTTCCCGTTTCACT encodes:
- a CDS encoding SDR family oxidoreductase, which produces MAKVIVITGVSRGLGRAMTEGFIAQGHTVLGCARNEAAIKDLNQAFGPPHNFTVVDIADEDQVMAWAKLLLNEYSPPDLLINNAAIINNLAPLWEIPSQDFSDLIDVNIKGVANVIRHFIPAMIDRGSGIIVNLSSGWGRSTSPQVSSYCTSKWAIEGMTRSLAQELPKGMAAIPLSPGIIHTEMLEVCYGEAAASYTAIQDWKKKAVPFLLQLTPADNGQPLTVPA
- a CDS encoding Uma2 family endonuclease; the protein is MNRATITLPSRIKLSIDLTDDQFFELCQRNRDYRFERTTSGELLIMSPTGSETGNRNIELAYQLQAWSRKNNLGIAFDSSSGFKLPNGAERSPDVSWIRRERWEALTPTQQKKFAPICPDLVVELRSETDSLKELQEKMREYRDNGAKLGWLIDRKNKRVEIYRPGEDVEILNSPATLSGEDVLPGFVLNLKGIM